AGTGTCCCGAGTGGCCGTGCCTCCCCGCTGAGAAGAGTAGCGCCCATGTGGTTTTCAAACCCGGTGAGGGTGTCAGTTAATTCCTCAGTAAGTCCGACGCCCGTAGGCCGGGATGCAACTTCGCCAATGGCTCTTTTATCCAAGGTGACGGTGGTGGCATCAATGAGCCCCACCCCGTCCACGATCCTGCCACCGGCACGGAAAGATTGACCCAGCACCTGGAAGCCAGCACAAATAGCAAAGATGGGCCGACCAGCTGAAGCGGCGCGGGTGAGGCCTCCGTCGGACAATAAATGTTTTGCAGCCAGGATTTGGGCGGTGTCTTCACCACCACCCAAGGTGTACAAGTCAAGGTCATCGGGGATGGGTTCGCCTAGGTGAATAGGGTGAATATGGGCTTGTATTCCACGCATTTGGGCGCGTTGGCGAAGCACCAGGGCGTTGCCGTCATCACCATAGGTTCCTAGGACATCGGGGAGAATGAGACCAATACTGAGTTTAGGCATGAGGGTTCTCCTTGTGCTGGGCGGCTTTGTCGAGGGCTTTCTTAAGATCTCTAAACGCGGTGTAGTTGGCTAACACTTCAACTTGTCCCGGGGGGCAGGCGCGAATAGCGGCGAGGGGATCTTTAATAAGCTCGTGGGAAATACCTGCGTAGACTAAGCGCACGGCAAGATCGGTGCCTCGTTCTCCGGCGGCTTTGACGGCCAGGTTTCCGAAGTCCTCAAAGCGGACGTCCCAGAGCCAGGACAGATCTTCACCGTCCGCAACTTGTCCATTAACCGCAATAACTAGACCATCGGCGCTTCTATCAACCATGGATAGTGCTTCTTGCCAGCCTGCGGGATTTTTCGCCAGCAGTAAATGGACATCTCGTTCGCCAAGTCGGATTGTGGAGTACCGCCCAGCAACATTATCCACGCTAGATACCGCAGTCACGGCTTCCTGGGGATCAATCCTGAGACTTTCAACTGCGGCTGCTACCGCTTGTGCGGCGTTGCCTTGATTGGCGCGCCCGGGGATGCGAAGCTCCAGCGGAAAATCACCATAGGGTGTGGTCAATGTGTTGTCATCTACCCACCAGGTTGGTTGGGGGCGTCGGAATTCTCTACCATCCGGGAGCGGATTGACCGCCCACCAGTCGTGTCCTCGGTGAATGATGTGCCCCTCGGTGCGGGGGCAGGAGACACTATCACCAGTCCAGCCGCCTCCGGCAGAGACCCACACCACGTGGCGGGCATCATAGGCGACGGAGGTCATTAAGACGTCATCACAATTAGCAACCACTAGCATGTCTGGGTTGTTTTCCACGCATGTCCGGAGGGCTTGCTCCACCTTATTGATTTCGCCTACCCGGTCTAGCTGATCCCGGCTGAGATTCAGAAGAACTAAAGCCTGGGGTTTGAGGAGTTCAGCGACGTGAGGGACGTGGAGTTCATCGCATTCAATAACAATATGGCTTGCGGATTCCCCGGCTAGTAACGCGGAGACAATGCCGGCATCCATGTTATCCCCGCCTTCGTTGCTGGCCACGCTAAACGCGGTGCGGGCAGCGGCGGTGAGCATTCGGGTGGTTGTTGATTTACCGTTGGTTCCGGTGACGAGGATGGCTGGGCGTCCGCGGCCCAGTGATCCCAAGATTTGCGGGTCAATAGCGCGTGCCACCAGACCACCGATCATCCCACCGGCACCCCGTCCGGTGGCGCGGGAAGTGGTGGTAGCTAGCTGGGCGGCCCCACGGGCAACGGAAGTCCGTAGGCGTTGCAGTGCCGGCGGGAGCGGGAGGCGTGGAGGCTTAAAATTCATGCCCACTAGATTAGCTGGCTGAGTGTGATTCCGGTGGGGGCATCCGGTGAAGAGCGGCAAGAAAAGCGGTGTCTCCCATGAGGGGAATGTCTTTACGCTGGGCGTGCATGGCTTTGCCGCGTAAATCGCGTGTTTTATTACACACCACTAAAGAGGTGCTCCGGGTCAGCTTTTCGGAATAGGTTAAGCCTTTGTTGAGGAGTTCTGAGATCAGTTCATCTGGATTAAGCTCAATTTCCGGAGCGATCACCACTTCCATACCGGGCGCTAATTCCCCGCCAGGCTGGTAGGAGCCAGGGTTGTCGACAGATGTTTCAGCGTTGGCTGCTTCTACTCTCATGATGCTGCGTTGCAATCCGAATTGATCGGCACACAGATCCTCTGGGGGGGTCACCCTAAGGGGGCGATTCATGGAGAGTGCCTCAAAAACTTGCCACGTCAAGGTGGTGAGGTCTCGGGCGGTGTCGATCGGAGACTGCGTGGAGCGTTCCGCTGTGGCAGAAACCGGGCCGGTCTGTATCCCCAACTCTGCGGCTAAGGCGCGCAGACGTGCATCAGCAAGGTGGATGCCTTGGCGGTGGGCGTTTTCCCCTAAATCCACGAGTCCTTGGATGCGAGGAATGTGCCCCACTTTCCTGCGATGGCGGTTTCGGTGACGCCGACGGCTGCGGTTGGCGCGGGCAGCAGCAGACATTGCCCGACGTGCCTCTGTGCAGATAAAACCCCAGGTACTGGCGCTGTCATGGCAAATGATGACTCGACCGTCAAGGATCTGGTCAATGTCGCGAAGTACGCGTGAAAACCCTGGTGCTTGGGCAACATCTGAGGGGGTGAGTCCGTGGAGATGGGTGGGTCCTGGATCATCGCCCTGGGCGGGGTTAACGACCTGATGATACTCCTGGACTAGGTGGTATTTTTCGGAGGAATCCGGACGGAAAATGAGTGCGTCCAGGCCTACTACCCGTGAAGAGCAAGGGTGAATCCCGGTGGTTTGCAGATTAAGGGCAACCACCTCGGCGGCAGGGTCAAGTACGGGCATGGTGTTTATGTTAAAACACGGAGCTAGAGGGGTGGTTGGGAGGTGTGCTTGAGGAATTTACTGAAGAGAACCCGAGAAAACACTTGCGTGATAAAAAGTATTAATGTAAATAGTGTTTATGGGAAAATCATTCCAAGCACTAAGGATAGTCCTAGCTAGTCTTACTGTTTTTCTTAGCTTCGGATCTGTATCTTTAGCGCGAGCCGACGTCTTCCACGGTCGATGGATCTATGGGCGAATTGCCGAGACCTATGAACGGTTAGGTGGCTGGGGTCACTTTGGAGACGCACTTATTGATGAGTCCATAGCTGCCCGAGACGGACGGTATCAGCATTTTCAACGAGATTCCTCCATTTTTTGGCACCCGCAGGTATCTGATGGGGTTGCCCGGCAAGTGGGCGGCAAGATCCGCGAAAAATGGGCTGATAAATCCTGGGAGCGTGGTGACTTAGGTTTTCCCGTGACTGATGAGCTACCTACCCCCGGCGGGCTAGGGCGGTTTAATCACTTCGAAGGCGGCAGCATTTACTGGACCTCTACCACAGACGCCCATGTGGTGTGGGGTGCAATAAGGCAGCGCTGGGCTGATCTGGGATGGGAACAAAGTCCCCTGGGGTTCCCAACCACCGATGAAGTTTTCACCCCGGATCTTCGTGCCCGCTTCAACCATTTCCAGCACGGAAGTATCTACTGGCACCCGGAGTACGGAGCGGTGGAGGTTCCCGGTGGAATCCGTAATAT
This genomic interval from Corynebacterium poyangense contains the following:
- a CDS encoding type 1 glutamine amidotransferase, translated to MPKLSIGLILPDVLGTYGDDGNALVLRQRAQMRGIQAHIHPIHLGEPIPDDLDLYTLGGGEDTAQILAAKHLLSDGGLTRAASAGRPIFAICAGFQVLGQSFRAGGRIVDGVGLIDATTVTLDKRAIGEVASRPTGVGLTEELTDTLTGFENHMGATLLSGEARPLGTLIRGVGNTDEHGASEIAGDTQQRYAEGVVQGSVIATYMHGPALARNPQLADLLLAKALGMKLAELEPLEIPAIEQLRKERLG
- a CDS encoding Mur ligase family protein, which produces MNFKPPRLPLPPALQRLRTSVARGAAQLATTTSRATGRGAGGMIGGLVARAIDPQILGSLGRGRPAILVTGTNGKSTTTRMLTAAARTAFSVASNEGGDNMDAGIVSALLAGESASHIVIECDELHVPHVAELLKPQALVLLNLSRDQLDRVGEINKVEQALRTCVENNPDMLVVANCDDVLMTSVAYDARHVVWVSAGGGWTGDSVSCPRTEGHIIHRGHDWWAVNPLPDGREFRRPQPTWWVDDNTLTTPYGDFPLELRIPGRANQGNAAQAVAAAVESLRIDPQEAVTAVSSVDNVAGRYSTIRLGERDVHLLLAKNPAGWQEALSMVDRSADGLVIAVNGQVADGEDLSWLWDVRFEDFGNLAVKAAGERGTDLAVRLVYAGISHELIKDPLAAIRACPPGQVEVLANYTAFRDLKKALDKAAQHKENPHA
- a CDS encoding DNA polymerase III subunit epsilon (3'-5' exonuclease of DNA polymerase III), which gives rise to MPVLDPAAEVVALNLQTTGIHPCSSRVVGLDALIFRPDSSEKYHLVQEYHQVVNPAQGDDPGPTHLHGLTPSDVAQAPGFSRVLRDIDQILDGRVIICHDSASTWGFICTEARRAMSAAARANRSRRRHRNRHRRKVGHIPRIQGLVDLGENAHRQGIHLADARLRALAAELGIQTGPVSATAERSTQSPIDTARDLTTLTWQVFEALSMNRPLRVTPPEDLCADQFGLQRSIMRVEAANAETSVDNPGSYQPGGELAPGMEVVIAPEIELNPDELISELLNKGLTYSEKLTRSTSLVVCNKTRDLRGKAMHAQRKDIPLMGDTAFLAALHRMPPPESHSAS